A region of Natribaculum luteum DNA encodes the following proteins:
- a CDS encoding ArsR/SmtB family transcription factor, producing the protein MADSVPESARQTLDRLYEDPENRLSSLFELTPDDEQVNAQLTVFKALANEHRIRILEALREGELCACELQVVLDAPQSTVASHLRELKDAGIVKTRRQGKWTYYRIGDTAVLQLLEISYALTDKTD; encoded by the coding sequence ATGGCTGACTCAGTACCTGAATCGGCACGACAGACGCTGGACCGGCTCTATGAGGACCCAGAGAATCGCCTCTCGTCGCTATTTGAACTTACGCCAGACGACGAGCAAGTGAACGCGCAGCTTACGGTGTTCAAGGCACTGGCAAACGAACACCGCATTCGAATTCTCGAAGCTCTCAGAGAAGGCGAGTTGTGTGCGTGTGAGCTACAGGTTGTTCTCGATGCACCCCAATCCACGGTCGCAAGTCACCTTCGAGAACTCAAAGACGCGGGGATAGTCAAAACCCGACGTCAAGGCAAATGGACCTACTATCGAATTGGAGACACTGCAGTTCTCCAGTTGCTCGAGATCTCTTACGCGCTTACCGACAAGACTGACTAG
- a CDS encoding permease, protein MVFQQIATYVVEALGLTGSLRAAAHFWIYDTLKILSILIVVIFGVTYLRTYFPPEKIRDYLQGKRAITGYALAALLGIVSPFCSCSTIPIFLGMVGAGIPFGVTITFLAVSPMINEAALVVLPGVVGFKLTALYAVSGIVIGMSSGYTLNKLGFDRYIEEFNFGDSDVEIDEPSRRERAREAYVEAKDIIVEIVPYVIVGVGAGAAIHGYLPGELVTQYLSGPLGVFGAVAVGVPMYTDILGVIPVVESLIGKGLPVGTGLAFMMSVAALSFPQFMILNKVMKKELIAAYATTLATGILIIGLLFNLIL, encoded by the coding sequence ATGGTTTTTCAACAGATAGCCACATACGTAGTCGAGGCTCTCGGACTCACGGGGTCGCTGAGAGCGGCGGCTCATTTCTGGATCTACGACACGCTGAAGATCCTCTCGATACTCATCGTCGTGATTTTCGGCGTGACGTACCTCCGAACGTACTTTCCGCCGGAGAAGATCCGGGACTATCTCCAAGGGAAGCGAGCAATAACGGGGTACGCACTCGCTGCGTTGCTCGGAATCGTCTCCCCGTTTTGCTCCTGTTCGACGATCCCGATATTCCTCGGAATGGTCGGTGCGGGAATCCCGTTCGGGGTCACGATCACGTTCCTCGCCGTCTCGCCGATGATCAACGAGGCTGCGCTCGTCGTGTTGCCGGGCGTCGTCGGATTCAAACTGACAGCCCTGTATGCGGTGAGCGGGATCGTGATCGGGATGTCCAGCGGTTACACGCTCAATAAACTGGGCTTCGACAGATACATCGAGGAGTTCAATTTCGGCGACTCGGATGTCGAAATCGATGAACCCTCGAGAAGAGAGCGTGCCAGAGAGGCGTACGTCGAGGCAAAAGACATCATCGTCGAAATCGTGCCATACGTTATCGTCGGCGTCGGAGCGGGTGCAGCTATCCACGGCTACCTGCCCGGCGAACTGGTGACACAGTACCTGTCGGGGCCGCTCGGCGTCTTCGGCGCGGTCGCCGTCGGTGTCCCGATGTATACCGACATCCTCGGTGTCATACCGGTCGTCGAATCGCTGATCGGGAAAGGACTACCGGTTGGGACGGGCCTGGCGTTCATGATGTCGGTTGCTGCACTCTCGTTCCCACAGTTCATGATCCTGAACAAAGTGATGAAGAAGGAACTGATCGCGGCATACGCGACGACATTGGCAACAGGTATCTTGATCATTGGATTGCTCTTCAATCTAATACTCTAG
- a CDS encoding thioredoxin family protein, producing MKITVYGPDGCSNCSQLKEKAQNVVDENGFDADVEKEGDMAKLAEKGIMSTPGFEIDGEMVFNGSNPSEDELQELIEDRL from the coding sequence ATGAAAATCACCGTTTACGGACCGGACGGTTGCAGCAACTGCTCACAACTCAAAGAGAAAGCTCAGAACGTCGTCGACGAAAACGGATTCGACGCGGACGTAGAGAAGGAAGGGGACATGGCGAAGCTGGCGGAGAAAGGCATTATGTCCACGCCAGGCTTCGAGATCGACGGCGAAATGGTCTTCAACGGGTCGAATCCGTCTGAAGACGAGTTACAGGAGCTCATCGAGGACCGGTTGTAA
- a CDS encoding RidA family protein, giving the protein MQQSNINQHQLPSRASVSSRKQRAGTAFTGGYGTKTGSSDLLFLEGQLPTEDGVVDGDQPAAAQMNRALSNLETALEEQGRTLEDVLKVTVYLTDLEQYDAVNEVYREAFGEQLPARAVVGVSELLGGASVQLDAVAAIE; this is encoded by the coding sequence ATGCAACAGTCAAACATCAATCAGCATCAGTTGCCGTCTCGTGCAAGCGTCTCGAGTCGCAAACAGCGTGCCGGGACGGCGTTCACCGGCGGCTACGGCACGAAAACTGGGAGTTCTGACCTCCTGTTTCTGGAGGGGCAACTTCCAACTGAGGACGGTGTGGTCGACGGCGATCAGCCAGCGGCGGCACAGATGAACCGCGCGCTCTCGAACCTCGAGACGGCACTCGAAGAACAGGGCCGAACGCTCGAAGACGTGCTCAAGGTGACGGTGTATCTCACCGACCTTGAGCAGTACGACGCGGTTAACGAGGTCTATCGCGAGGCATTCGGTGAGCAGCTCCCAGCGCGGGCCGTTGTCGGTGTTTCGGAGTTACTTGGTGGTGCCAGCGTTCAGCTTGACGCGGTTGCGGCAATCGAGTGA
- a CDS encoding ArsR/SmtB family transcription factor has translation MSTATQRLQRYLEGELEDCRPEDVDQRLDELDTLEAVLSTERIDSDLNVLAALANKTRYKLVRLLVAADGELCVCELNAMIDTSESAISHALSELTDAGLVTRRKDGRWRKYRASNSAVAILTLLDGMITDE, from the coding sequence ATGTCAACAGCGACCCAGCGTCTTCAGCGATATCTCGAGGGCGAACTCGAGGACTGTCGTCCCGAGGACGTCGATCAGCGACTCGACGAGCTCGATACGCTCGAGGCGGTGCTCTCGACCGAGCGGATTGACTCGGATCTCAACGTGCTAGCAGCGCTTGCGAACAAAACGCGGTACAAGCTCGTTCGGCTACTCGTCGCCGCTGACGGCGAGCTCTGTGTCTGTGAATTGAACGCAATGATCGATACGAGCGAGAGTGCCATCAGTCACGCACTCTCTGAGCTAACCGACGCCGGTCTGGTGACACGCCGGAAGGACGGGCGGTGGCGGAAGTATCGTGCCTCGAACAGCGCGGTTGCGATCCTGACGCTGTTGGACGGGATGATCACGGATGAGTAA
- the arsB gene encoding ACR3 family arsenite efflux transporter, protein MSNTDAHEHGPNCGCESCGDPRSMDFLDKYLTVWIFGAMAIGVGLGFVAPSVTQPIQEFHLVQIGLIAMMYPPLAKADYSRLPTVFRNWRVLGLSLIQNWLIGPTLMFGLAVVFFSGLVPGLPARPEYFLGLVFIGMARCIAMVLVWNELAEGSTEYVTGLVAFNSLFQIVTYGVYVWFFGLFLPPLLGMEALVAGIETFNVTPAQVFRAIVIFLGIPFAGGFLTRYIGTRTKSEEWYEETFVPKIDPLTLIALLFTVIVMFATQGEAIVASPGDVLLIAVPLTIYFVVMFLVSFGMGRGIGADYSTTTAIGFTAASNNFELAIAVAVAVFGVGSGVAFTTVVGPLIEVPVLLALVNVALYFQRRFDWSGATTGQLNTPPSNPPAEDD, encoded by the coding sequence ATGAGTAATACCGACGCGCACGAACACGGCCCGAACTGTGGTTGCGAGAGCTGTGGCGATCCGCGGTCGATGGATTTTCTCGATAAGTATCTCACCGTCTGGATCTTCGGAGCGATGGCCATCGGCGTGGGACTTGGTTTCGTCGCGCCGTCGGTCACACAGCCGATTCAAGAGTTCCACCTCGTCCAGATCGGTCTGATCGCGATGATGTATCCGCCGCTGGCGAAAGCGGACTACTCGCGGCTTCCAACCGTCTTTCGCAACTGGCGTGTCCTCGGATTGAGCCTCATTCAAAACTGGCTCATCGGTCCGACGCTGATGTTCGGACTCGCAGTCGTCTTCTTCAGTGGGCTCGTGCCCGGGCTTCCCGCACGCCCGGAGTACTTCCTCGGACTCGTCTTCATCGGGATGGCCCGGTGTATCGCGATGGTGCTCGTCTGGAACGAACTCGCCGAGGGTTCGACCGAGTACGTGACTGGGCTGGTCGCCTTCAATAGTCTCTTCCAGATCGTCACCTATGGCGTCTACGTCTGGTTCTTCGGCCTGTTTCTCCCGCCGCTCCTTGGCATGGAGGCGCTCGTCGCCGGCATCGAGACGTTCAACGTAACGCCAGCGCAGGTGTTCAGAGCGATCGTCATTTTCCTCGGCATTCCCTTCGCCGGCGGCTTCCTTACCCGGTACATCGGAACGCGAACCAAAAGCGAGGAGTGGTACGAGGAGACGTTTGTCCCGAAGATCGACCCGCTGACGCTGATTGCGTTGCTGTTTACCGTCATCGTGATGTTCGCGACTCAGGGCGAGGCCATCGTCGCATCGCCCGGTGATGTCCTCCTGATCGCCGTCCCGCTGACGATCTACTTCGTCGTCATGTTCCTCGTGAGTTTCGGGATGGGACGTGGCATCGGCGCGGACTACTCGACGACGACCGCGATCGGGTTCACCGCCGCATCGAACAACTTCGAACTCGCAATCGCGGTTGCAGTCGCGGTGTTTGGCGTCGGTTCTGGCGTCGCTTTCACGACCGTCGTCGGTCCGCTTATCGAGGTGCCGGTTCTACTCGCACTGGTCAACGTCGCACTGTACTTCCAGCGGCGCTTCGACTGGAGTGGTGCCACAACCGGACAGCTCAACACACCTCCCTCCAATCCACCCGCGGAGGACGACTAA
- a CDS encoding IS5-like element ISNpe14 family transposase: protein MRSKRPIIRQCKNLAKQHVDNPDEPAAPDGASGFAEWTQIAFILLHAELDKDFRETEAWFNDSRAIREELNIDKSPDHTTLCRWEQQVDMRELRSLLRRSAEQAGWSGTAAIDASGFQRDQTSYHYRNRAGFSFHKLKTTILVDTESLAIKDVHFTTKRKWDGHIGLQVYRRNAEDLQEFLADANYSWSDLREECRAGATRPLIKHREHNALKKAHNARMDEDLYHQRTLSETAFSLLKDDGEKLRSRSWHGQFRELTRKCIVHNLSQAAS, encoded by the coding sequence ATGAGGTCGAAACGGCCGATCATACGGCAGTGTAAGAATCTTGCCAAACAGCACGTGGATAACCCTGACGAACCCGCTGCGCCGGACGGCGCCAGCGGGTTCGCCGAGTGGACTCAGATCGCGTTTATCCTCTTGCATGCGGAACTCGACAAAGATTTCCGAGAGACTGAAGCATGGTTCAATGACTCCAGAGCCATCCGTGAAGAGCTTAACATCGACAAATCGCCGGATCACACCACGCTCTGTCGATGGGAGCAACAGGTCGACATGCGTGAACTCCGCAGCCTGCTCCGCCGCAGTGCGGAGCAGGCTGGCTGGTCGGGAACAGCAGCAATCGACGCCAGTGGCTTCCAGCGAGATCAAACCAGCTATCATTACCGGAATCGTGCTGGCTTCTCGTTTCACAAGCTGAAGACAACGATTTTGGTCGATACAGAGTCACTGGCGATCAAAGACGTTCATTTCACGACGAAGCGCAAGTGGGACGGACACATCGGCTTGCAGGTCTATCGGCGCAACGCCGAAGACCTGCAAGAGTTCCTTGCAGATGCGAACTATTCGTGGTCAGATCTCAGAGAGGAGTGTCGCGCTGGCGCGACACGACCGCTAATCAAACACAGGGAGCACAATGCGCTGAAGAAAGCGCATAACGCTCGGATGGACGAAGATCTGTACCATCAGCGGACACTGAGTGAGACTGCGTTCTCACTGCTGAAGGATGACGGTGAGAAGTTACGCTCTCGGAGCTGGCACGGCCAGTTCCGAGAGCTCACGCGCAAGTGTATCGTGCATAACCTATCGCAGGCGGCGAGTTAG
- a CDS encoding low molecular weight phosphatase family protein gives MQNAVGIDISGRTPREVTFEETQESDYVITMGCSADGVCPAGWAGENRDWELDDPDGKSAAEVSQICDEIERRVNDLFDEIESA, from the coding sequence GTGCAGAACGCAGTTGGAATCGATATTTCGGGGCGGACGCCCCGGGAAGTCACGTTCGAGGAAACACAGGAGAGCGATTACGTCATCACGATGGGTTGTTCAGCCGACGGTGTCTGTCCTGCCGGATGGGCTGGTGAGAACCGGGATTGGGAGCTTGACGATCCGGACGGGAAGTCAGCTGCTGAAGTTAGCCAGATCTGTGACGAGATCGAACGACGAGTGAACGACCTATTCGACGAGATCGAATCGGCGTAG
- a CDS encoding IS5 family transposase produces MELDILDFVEQCRDLAKQALGKHAGEPASGGFARWVHVVLHCFRLEEGHSYRETPNRLKYMTEIREALGLDRDDLPDYSTIYKSFDRLKMWVWRALLRVSAQQHPQSGHAALDSTFFDRRRASSYFRQRSGSTVQTLKVTTLTDVESLAVLDVHITARWKHDTKTGPQVVRRNADDLQSVAADNGFQDWHTEYEIAAYDVEYLVHYRGSSPKAALNNALNRAKGYSQRWMAETSYSTTKRSLGDAVRALGWYRQFREIVLMFAIINIESLCEPL; encoded by the coding sequence ATGGAACTCGATATCCTCGACTTCGTTGAGCAGTGTCGTGACCTAGCTAAACAAGCGTTGGGGAAGCATGCGGGCGAGCCCGCCAGCGGCGGGTTCGCCCGCTGGGTCCACGTCGTTCTGCACTGCTTTCGGCTCGAAGAAGGCCACAGCTACCGTGAAACGCCGAATCGGCTGAAGTATATGACTGAGATTCGTGAAGCGCTCGGCTTAGATCGGGACGATCTGCCGGACTACAGCACGATCTACAAATCATTCGACCGGCTGAAAATGTGGGTGTGGCGGGCGCTGCTGCGCGTTTCAGCGCAGCAGCACCCGCAATCTGGACACGCCGCTCTCGACAGCACGTTTTTCGACCGCCGCCGTGCGTCGTCGTACTTCCGCCAGCGGTCGGGAAGTACCGTACAGACGCTGAAAGTGACGACATTAACTGATGTGGAATCGCTTGCGGTTCTTGACGTTCACATCACAGCACGGTGGAAGCATGATACGAAGACCGGACCGCAGGTCGTCCGCCGAAACGCGGACGACCTGCAGTCCGTCGCCGCCGACAATGGCTTCCAAGACTGGCACACCGAGTACGAAATCGCCGCATATGACGTTGAGTACCTCGTTCACTATCGTGGATCATCACCGAAAGCAGCTCTGAACAACGCGCTCAACCGGGCAAAAGGCTACTCTCAGCGGTGGATGGCCGAAACGTCGTACTCGACAACCAAGCGCTCGCTCGGCGACGCCGTGCGAGCGCTCGGCTGGTATCGGCAGTTCCGTGAAATTGTCTTGATGTTCGCTATCATTAACATAGAATCGCTGTGTGAACCGCTGTAA
- a CDS encoding IS4 family transposase has protein sequence MHTETSSRHIERRLTNLLPSEALEDHADAVGVVEREGKLQLPPLVWSFAFGFAAGESRTLAAFRRTYNSTADESLSPGGFYQRLTPTLAEYLRDLVEYGFDEVAVPHTVSDEFDRFRDVMIADGTVLRLHELLSEAYKARHEEQAGAKLHLLHNVTDQTVEHFNVTDEKTHDSTLFNTGSWLEGRLAIFDLAYFKYRRFALIDENDGYFVSRLKKSANPVVTEELREWRGRAIPLEGEKIFDIVDDLSRKYIDVEVEVEFDRREYAGTQSRDTKRFRVVGVRNEDADDYHLYITNLSREEFLPADLATIYRCRWEVELLFRELKTQYELDEFDTTKKHIVEILLYAALLSLVVSRDLLGLVIEHADDGIVFPPERWAATFRSHAQLILRELREYLAYSPPPLLQRLIEDAQKIHRQRPILQEQLATTIQPAAEA, from the coding sequence GTGCACACCGAAACCTCCTCACGTCACATTGAACGCCGTCTCACTAACCTCCTTCCCTCTGAAGCGCTCGAAGACCACGCCGATGCCGTCGGCGTGGTCGAGCGCGAGGGGAAGCTTCAGCTCCCGCCACTTGTCTGGTCGTTTGCGTTCGGCTTCGCCGCAGGCGAAAGCCGAACGCTTGCGGCCTTCAGACGTACCTACAACTCTACCGCTGACGAGTCACTTTCTCCGGGCGGCTTCTACCAGCGGTTGACTCCGACGCTCGCAGAGTACCTCCGCGACCTCGTCGAATACGGGTTCGACGAGGTCGCTGTCCCTCACACCGTCTCTGATGAGTTCGACCGGTTTCGAGACGTGATGATCGCTGATGGAACCGTCCTGCGGTTGCACGAGTTGCTCTCTGAAGCGTACAAAGCACGTCACGAGGAGCAGGCTGGAGCGAAGCTCCACCTGCTCCACAACGTCACTGACCAGACAGTCGAACATTTCAACGTCACAGACGAGAAAACGCACGACAGCACGTTGTTTAACACAGGATCGTGGCTGGAAGGACGGCTAGCGATCTTCGACCTCGCCTATTTCAAGTACCGGCGGTTCGCGTTGATCGACGAGAACGACGGCTACTTCGTGAGCCGACTGAAAAAGAGCGCGAACCCGGTTGTAACGGAGGAATTACGGGAATGGCGCGGCCGCGCCATTCCCTTAGAAGGCGAGAAGATCTTCGACATCGTGGATGATCTCTCCCGGAAGTACATCGACGTGGAAGTCGAGGTCGAGTTTGACCGACGAGAGTACGCGGGCACGCAGTCACGTGATACGAAACGGTTCCGCGTCGTCGGCGTCCGCAACGAGGACGCCGACGACTACCATCTGTACATCACGAACCTTTCTCGGGAAGAGTTTCTCCCGGCCGATCTAGCGACGATCTACCGATGTAGATGGGAAGTAGAGCTGTTGTTCCGTGAACTGAAGACGCAGTACGAACTGGACGAGTTCGACACGACGAAGAAGCACATCGTAGAGATTCTGCTGTACGCAGCGTTGTTATCCTTGGTCGTGAGTCGTGATTTACTCGGTCTGGTCATAGAGCACGCTGATGATGGGATCGTGTTTCCGCCGGAACGCTGGGCGGCGACCTTTCGGTCGCACGCCCAGCTCATCCTCCGCGAACTGAGAGAGTATCTCGCCTACTCACCGCCGCCACTGCTACAACGACTGATCGAAGACGCTCAGAAGATCCACAGGCAACGACCAATCCTGCAAGAACAGCTCGCTACTACCATCCAACCGGCTGCTGAGGCTTAG
- a CDS encoding DUF6498-containing protein, with product MKPPSNDSSAAFLVTVAANVVPLVGVFHLGWSAKTFAVVYAMELVVAVPFAGLKALFARRPPNYDELERPQEDNPLKGDELGGVSVGPSDLNRRRGSVTVVDSLPPIYPRNYPFVFRSFVAAVALLGIYLAVLSRFIDVPATLADPMVAASAASLIVSQVGVINREYFRKRRHETSTPRDVIRSAKNEAVVAIVLLWFAAAGGPTGALVAFVTVKLFAEWGDYRAGQSSTTDKGVGTLPPVAAPDASPTAEVCPDRRAVRGAAFWRGAKSAIGSGPVYLFAWIGLTSGSTGPVAAMVVCFGLLPAIIGGLKAVEYALTHGTLAYQRRDDTVVAYDDLTDTVQWEIPVDDIRNAELCEGEFVDRSCDTRTFSLTPSVGEYDLSVAHLREYDRAVEALELPVETTAFGPLDRRVAGVAAVVGACGVAAVAALAYSAPSVGAVAAGWGGPFGVLVLRSAWQWALPAA from the coding sequence ATGAAGCCACCATCAAACGATTCGTCTGCCGCGTTTCTGGTGACAGTCGCGGCGAACGTCGTCCCGCTGGTCGGCGTGTTTCACCTCGGGTGGAGCGCAAAGACGTTCGCTGTCGTCTACGCGATGGAACTGGTCGTCGCTGTCCCGTTCGCCGGGTTGAAGGCATTATTCGCGCGCCGCCCGCCGAACTACGACGAGCTGGAGCGCCCACAGGAGGATAACCCGCTCAAGGGCGACGAGTTAGGCGGGGTCTCCGTCGGACCGAGCGACCTCAACCGCCGGCGCGGGAGCGTCACGGTCGTCGACTCGCTCCCGCCGATCTACCCCCGGAACTACCCGTTCGTCTTTCGATCGTTCGTGGCTGCCGTGGCGCTCCTCGGGATATACCTCGCCGTACTGAGCCGTTTCATCGACGTGCCGGCGACGCTCGCCGATCCGATGGTGGCGGCGAGCGCCGCCTCCCTGATTGTCTCTCAAGTCGGCGTCATCAACCGCGAGTACTTCCGCAAGCGGCGCCACGAGACGAGCACCCCTCGAGACGTGATCAGAAGCGCGAAGAACGAGGCTGTGGTAGCTATAGTGTTGCTCTGGTTCGCGGCCGCCGGTGGTCCGACCGGCGCGCTGGTCGCGTTCGTCACGGTGAAGCTATTCGCGGAGTGGGGGGACTACCGCGCCGGGCAGTCGTCCACCACCGACAAGGGGGTGGGGACGCTCCCGCCTGTAGCGGCTCCGGATGCGTCGCCGACGGCTGAGGTCTGTCCGGACCGGCGCGCCGTCCGCGGCGCCGCGTTCTGGCGGGGCGCGAAGTCCGCAATCGGCAGCGGCCCGGTGTACCTCTTCGCGTGGATTGGGCTCACCAGCGGATCGACAGGGCCGGTCGCTGCCATGGTGGTCTGTTTCGGCCTCCTGCCAGCCATCATCGGCGGGCTGAAGGCCGTCGAGTACGCCCTCACTCACGGTACGCTGGCGTACCAGCGTCGCGACGACACGGTGGTCGCGTACGACGACCTTACCGATACTGTCCAGTGGGAGATCCCCGTCGACGACATCCGGAACGCCGAGTTGTGCGAGGGAGAGTTCGTCGACCGCTCCTGTGATACTCGGACGTTCTCGCTCACCCCCTCCGTGGGGGAGTATGACCTCAGCGTCGCGCACCTCCGGGAGTATGACCGGGCTGTCGAGGCGTTGGAACTCCCCGTCGAGACGACGGCGTTCGGCCCACTCGACCGACGCGTGGCCGGGGTGGCAGCCGTGGTCGGAGCCTGTGGCGTCGCCGCCGTGGCGGCCCTCGCCTACTCCGCTCCCTCCGTCGGGGCGGTCGCCGCCGGGTGGGGCGGCCCGTTCGGCGTCCTCGTCCTCAGATCGGCGTGGCAGTGGGCGCTCCCGGCCGCCTGA
- a CDS encoding DUF4870 domain-containing protein: protein MTFTATLSDPELSDERSIGGILVHLLGLFTGFLGPLILYAVSDNEFTRTNARHTINWHVTVSVLMIVALVMFFLGADEITVLGETTEVSLLPAPLDLVFGLVGFLLIIVLVIAIFLTLVYTIVATVKAISGSTWTYPGAIAFVERYR, encoded by the coding sequence ATGACATTCACAGCAACTCTATCTGACCCTGAACTGTCCGATGAACGCTCTATCGGTGGCATCCTCGTCCACCTGCTTGGACTGTTTACTGGATTTCTCGGTCCCCTAATCCTGTACGCTGTTTCAGATAATGAGTTCACACGGACGAACGCCCGTCACACCATCAATTGGCACGTTACCGTGTCCGTACTCATGATTGTCGCCCTTGTGATGTTCTTTCTCGGCGCCGATGAGATCACTGTCCTAGGAGAAACAACTGAGGTTTCTTTGCTCCCAGCCCCGCTCGATCTCGTGTTTGGGCTCGTCGGATTCCTCCTGATAATCGTCCTAGTGATTGCAATATTTCTTACGTTGGTGTACACCATCGTCGCAACGGTAAAAGCGATATCTGGATCGACTTGGACGTATCCTGGAGCGATCGCTTTCGTCGAGAGATATAGGTAG
- a CDS encoding ISH3 family transposase — protein sequence MFSIPQPDGVLSDSDVKDLAEDVICQLPLPGIEGSPLDPGDIWVVVILAAVNQTSIWETCKDNDNAACDDTVMDWLHTLNREWLERVANRLLREVAMTILDPDRSRIVSIDFVDNPYHGTYADEEGELCRMHAKDGTTTCHRYCTAYLVSNGKPVTLAMTYVRSDEKEADAVERVLDRVEAYPFEIELLLADRGFYNERILRRSREIAATVVPVQKKGKRMRKKLDTHCSYMTTYRMYKGRERELEFPLAVAVSYHAGDRGKSGEVVRGYVACDLADRTPKQVERLYRKRSAIETSYRVFRQARVVTTTQDPIIRFAFVLVGFLLENLWLVLRWAVVARPQRGGRDLPEEFTFKTFSDWIRHALEEELERSWEIEMNGTGVPEAYAPAAG from the coding sequence GTGTTCAGTATCCCTCAGCCAGACGGTGTTCTTTCGGATTCGGACGTGAAAGATTTAGCGGAAGACGTCATCTGCCAGCTCCCCTTGCCAGGGATCGAGGGCTCGCCCCTCGATCCCGGCGATATCTGGGTTGTTGTCATTCTTGCAGCAGTCAATCAGACGTCCATCTGGGAGACGTGCAAGGACAACGACAACGCTGCCTGTGATGATACTGTCATGGACTGGCTCCATACGCTCAACCGAGAGTGGCTTGAGCGGGTTGCTAACCGCCTTCTCAGGGAGGTGGCGATGACGATCCTCGACCCTGATCGGTCGAGGATCGTCTCCATTGACTTCGTCGATAACCCCTACCACGGAACGTACGCCGATGAAGAAGGTGAACTCTGCCGCATGCACGCGAAAGACGGAACAACGACGTGCCACCGGTACTGCACGGCGTATCTCGTCTCGAACGGAAAGCCAGTGACGCTGGCGATGACGTACGTCCGTAGTGATGAGAAAGAGGCCGACGCGGTCGAGCGCGTCCTCGACCGCGTCGAAGCCTATCCCTTCGAGATAGAGCTTCTGTTGGCTGATCGTGGCTTCTACAACGAACGTATTCTGCGCCGCTCACGGGAGATTGCTGCGACTGTCGTTCCCGTCCAAAAGAAGGGCAAGCGCATGAGGAAGAAGCTGGATACGCACTGCTCGTACATGACAACCTATCGGATGTACAAAGGCCGCGAGCGGGAACTGGAATTCCCGCTCGCGGTCGCTGTATCATATCACGCCGGAGATCGCGGGAAAAGCGGCGAGGTCGTTCGAGGCTATGTGGCGTGCGATCTGGCCGATCGCACGCCGAAACAAGTCGAACGGCTCTATCGAAAACGGTCAGCGATCGAAACGAGCTACCGTGTATTTCGCCAAGCACGAGTGGTAACGACGACACAAGACCCAATCATCCGCTTCGCGTTCGTCCTGGTTGGATTCCTGTTGGAGAACCTCTGGCTTGTGCTTCGATGGGCGGTCGTCGCCCGCCCCCAGCGGGGCGGGCGCGACCTGCCCGAGGAATTCACGTTCAAGACCTTCTCTGACTGGATCAGACATGCATTAGAGGAAGAGCTAGAGCGGAGTTGGGAGATCGAGATGAACGGAACAGGTGTGCCAGAAGCATACGCGCCGGCCGCGGGCTGA